The Tribolium castaneum strain GA2 chromosome 3, icTriCast1.1, whole genome shotgun sequence sequence ATGagctaatttattaaattacgtCAAGTGATTACTTTTCAGACCGaacttgaattattttcaaggCTGAGCCGAGACACAAACGCAACAGTTTTGGCCTCTTtccaaaaatttgagaaatgCACATTCATTCCCAGCTAGCCAAACAGTTGAAATCGGACCTTTTAACAAATACCTACCTGCTCCCTTTCTTCCTCACATACGTGCCGACGTATTCAAGTGTCAGGGCCGCACAGCAGATGTGTTGGCTGTTAAACTAACTCTAAATATGACCGATTTTATTTCTCGGCCTATATACGCGAAAGCTTCATTCAAGTCGAAAGAAGCCCCACAATTAAGGCTCTGGAAGAACATTAAACTTATTGATCCCTTCACCCATTGTCGCGATATTACAAAACGGaacatattgaaaaccgaTGAATGATTAATTTGTTGGTCGACACAATAAACCTTAATCTACTTGACGATACACGGAAAAACAGAGCTTTCGTTCAACGTGCGTAACGAGTGTTCTGACCTGAATCACGACGcatttgtataaataaatcgCAAAGAACCTAACGATTTTTCTGGATATGGGGCTATCAGAATGCTGTAAAAATGCGCCATAAAGGGGAAAATTGACGGCATTTCTCGtgaaagtttgatttttcacaaACGCCAAACAGACATTGCATAAACAAAATGGGGAAAGCTCGACTTTTCCCGTTATTTGCCTTTTTGTTAAACGTAACTTGGAAAACTGCAAACagatcaaaattaaagtaagGAAGCAAAGAagagataaataattttgtagaGAACCCAAATGAAAAAGCTTTCTAATCAAAAATCCCTTAGGATTACTCTCTGGAGAGCAGAATTAAATAAGGTTTGAAAGAAAGAGCTTGCCTTAGAATATCAGCGCAAAGTTACAATATTccaatgtttataaatatgtACTCATCAGCTTTGATAACAAGCTCAGTCTGTTGTTAGTCCACAGCAGTTATCAGATAAAATAGTCGTAGGTTCAGAAAACcgtaaatttatcaaaatacgATCTCGTATCCGCTGATGTACAATTTAGTGGCGAAACGGCACGATTGAAATAATAAACCTTCCTAAACGATATGCGGTTTATACCTTGGTTATATTGTTATTGCCTTATTACCAAAGTTTAAGTAAATGAGGTCTAATTCCGAAACGGTTACATCGAACCTTTACTACCAATAAACTTTGCATTATTATGGTTATCTTGGAATAACCCACATCACGGATTTTGCCAGAGTGGtattatttgtttgaaaatttaaccGTGTAAAAAAGTTTAGCTTCGTTTAGCTCTTACATCATTTTTGAAAGGGAATTTACCACTTTGCAGGAGCGCTAACTAAAACGTCGGAAGCCTTTACATGATTGattaaataaaacctatttgttttttctataaacTTTCAATCACTTTGTCACTGTCAGAAGCGCTTCTGCAACAAACTAATATTCCAAAGAACAATCACCAGCCAATCATTTGAAAAGCAGCGGAAATTGGAATAAGAAGATTTTTTGTcgacaaattatttcaatacaATTGATTcccctaataattttttatcggTGTGCACGAACAGATTTGTTAACATTAGAAACAACGGCTCCAATTTTCCGTTGAGGAATAATTTACGTCAAGCAATTTTCCATCCAATCATCGCTGGGTTTGGTGTTTTAAAACTCAGGGGGAAATCTCATGAATATGGCGTGGTGggtaaattttattgaagCTTGATGTTTTCGACACTTTATGATTTAtgaattttctaatttttctacCTAATTGCGTATTTATACTAAAAACAGAGGACACTTTTATAGTTTGCCTGTCGTTCATGAACGTAAAGTCTTGGCACGGAAAGCACCGACGAATCGCTTCCACCGCAAAACTgagacaaaattaaatattcaggGATAAATAACAAAGAAAATGTCCCCAACAAGGAACAAAGACGTACTGAATactgtttaattaaataattaaagacaCAGGAATGTTGTAATTTCCTGATCGATTTCACACACACCACATTTAATTATCACCAAAAAAGACAAGTACGGCTTGGTACATTCTCATGCAATTCAcccaaataaatgaaaatggaTCCGCTGAATAGATTTGATTCGCGCGTCTGATATTACATAGCTATATCTGACCTACTGTTCAACGAAATTCCATTGTGCATTGAAGGTATGTGCCACGAAGTACAAATTTAACAGCACAAATACTTGATAgcgcaaaataattttggaataTTTGTTCCCTCCAATAAAACCTTACAAAGAACGATAAACGCGACgctaaatttagtttaacgCAGGTAAACACAAATACAGCTTTTGTGGCCATGCAGATCCAATGAATAAAAACAGCAAAGCAGCTTCCGTGAAACCTGACCGTAAGTCGTaagatttttaaaaccaaatcGTCAGTAAACAACTTCATTGAATAAAGGATGTTCAATTGATCTAATTGATCGTGGCATTGCATTCATGTTCCGCACGCAGACTGAAACCCGAAACTTGGAAAAGAAGTTGagtaataattgaaaaatcaatttcaCCGGCATGTAATTTGTCCGATGAAAAATTGATTCGGGTAAAGTAAATAAAGCTCCTGACAGAAAGGTAACTTTCACATTACTCCGCCATAACTATTCATTTTCGAAGCGCTGAAACTGTAAGCTCGCTAGTGTTGTAAAGGGCTGAAAACAACGATTGAAAAGTTAAATGAACGTTGCAAAGCAAGTAATAATCGTAGCGAGAATTGGATCGAGTGTTGCTAAATGTGAATGTTTTGACCTCGAAATGTACTCTTTTCACGTAGAGATTACcttatttttcgaaaagtttaaaaactatTCCGAACAACTTTTGACCGAAAAACTATCTCTTAGTTAACATTTTCATCGTTCATAAATCCCAagcactaaaaaaatcatcggTTTAATGAATATTGTATAATTTATCGCATCGTTTACACTTTACGAGGGTGAAAGTTGCAGTTTTTAAAAGCttctgttaattatttttaatttaattttggtgaaacaCTTGACCGCTTAATTGACCTAGTGATAATGCAGATTTAGTTGGATCTGTTTCCTGTCAGGCTGTTGAAACCACATTTGTGTGTTAGTTCCATCATTTTGTACTGATAGAATGTTGATAATATTGATTCTAattacttattaatttaaattgcttTGGCTAATCAATAATCATTATCCCACAAATATCTGTAAATttggttgttttatttatcagAGAGAGAAAATATGAGCGTTTCAACTTTGAATATTGTACTGTTCCAGAAATAGAACTGAATTAGTTAAAGTTAGATGTTATATTTCTGAGAAAGTACAGTTTAAATGATGTACGTAAATAAATggtcaaatatttttaaatatttgtctaCTTTCTGCAATAGCAACTTCCAGTTAatgtttttacgaaaaaaaaacacgattaAATGCTTCTAATTATTGTACTAATGTATCATTCATTTGGGTAATTCATCACTACTAAATATACAACAtaggttattattattataatatcaTTAGTCATTACTCGTTAGAGTTCATTTTAGCGTACGAAACTCCGTGGGGATTTAATCTAAATccattacaatttaatttattcagaaATGATCTTATCGAAAGCCACATTTACAAAGTTTCGTCATTACTGATGATTTAAAAAGAAACTAGTGTCAATACCTAATCGGAATAAAGGTCAAAGTCGTCTATATGGTGTATGAACAAAGTAATTTAACTGTATattatgcaaatatttattatttacaaagttATCTGTTCTATTTAATAACATATTTACAGAACTCtctaattaactaattactCAGTAATTCACACAACCCTGTCGCATTCGatcacaaatttaattctaaaaactTCAAACAACATTCATATCGTACATGAAATTATATTctgtttgacattttttttaaatatacctAATCAAACCTAATTTTTGCTGTGGAATATAATATATGACAACCTTCAAGCACTCAAAGAACGGAAATCGTGAAGACATCAAAAAGAAAAGTCTAACATATTTGCTTATAACTTTACAATAACATAACATTCTTCGCAATTAGGTATACCTACCCATTTTACTATAGCTTCTTCTATAAAGAAATCTAAAAGCTAGAGTTTTCTTGGTTTTATCGAGAGATTCCTCGGAGCcatcatttttaaaacaaatagttGCAGAAATCAATAGCAAGACAAAAAAGCTTGAACATGGAGTGCATTCTAAAAATACATTCGGTAGTGGCTAATGCATCGAAATAAAGCCTCTAATAGCATTGGCAGTTAATTTATGTTAAACATTCATCAAAACGAGCTTGAGCTTCTGCCAACAAAAACTCaaactttataatttcttCTATCCACCGAAAATTAAACGAAGCTTTGCTCACATAATTTTCGGAGGAGTGATTACGCCTAAAATACGGTCGTCATTAACGAAGTAATGAGATATACGTTTAATTGTTGGAAACTCACTTTGCTGGGATATCGATAAACATAAAACAGAAGTCAATCGAGTTTTTGtgtcattttattattcaattaGCCGTTTCATGGGTGGGAATAATTTATCCCTAAAGACATTTTCCTAGAATggtttcattaatttaattgtagtttttcgtTAGGCGGAATTAGGTATCGGGCACTTTCAGCAATCAAACATCTTTGGAAATTACATTCCTGGCGAATTTTACCAGGTATTGAAGTTAATGCGAACTTGTGCTCCCAAAGTTTGCCGTTattaatttgataatttgtCACTATTGTTAGGTAGACTTTTAATTAGTTCGCAAACTAGAGATACTAATTTATTTGCCTCCCCCATTTGTAAGGGACGCGGGCTTGGCAAGCAAATacgaattatttcaaaaatcttgACATACATATTTTATTGGGTAATCATCTGCATTCgttgtttaaaaaagtccACCAGATATAAAAATAGAGCAAATCATGGTCCAACATACTGCGGCACAGATAGCCCATTGTTTATTTACACAAATCCACTAATTATAGACTCAATGCGAAGCGAATTTCgcattcaattaaaaattaaacctcgTCATAACATTTATTGCTGCAGTTAAATGATAAATATTAGAGTAAAAACTTGAAACAGCATCCATTCTCTTGCCAGTTTACAACCATATAGTGCTTGAAATGACCCagacatttaatttattaagacttTCTGCTTTTACGTTCGTGGAGATGTGTTAGGTAGCACCAACTTTTATGACATCCACCGCACTTGTTTCCGGATTAACGATAGCTCCTCATTGCAGCTTTCAACtttgttatttcaaaaaataaatagaaatgtTAAGTTGGAAGTACTTTGTGTTGAAATATGGCACACGAAACTCTTTGTTGTTTTGCTTTTGACACATTTTATTCCATGTGCATAAAGCTTAATTCATAATATGCGAggcttcaaaaatatttttatacaatgCTGAATATGCGACCTAAACACGAAGAATAAATCAGGAatgtatgtatttatttttaagaatggGCAACCTTCGCCTATCGACTTCCCTCGGGGTTGTCGTTGGGTATCACACGTAATCAACACATTTACCGGAGTGATAAGATTTCACGGTTCATTAAAATGGCTTTCCAGATATCCGGAATAATACCGCCAAAATCACATAACTCGGACTCTAATTTGCTGTTTACCAATTACCACAAATTGGAATCTATGGTTGGGCCCTTTTGTTTGGACGTGATGATAATTTTTACGGGGCCGGAACGGccgtatattttttaaacgagaGTTTGTTGCTTTGGAGGCATATTTCAGACTTGACCTAGCCAGGATTCCGTGCACAAATGGGCTAAAtatattcattaaatttaattaagctaCATAATTTGGCGGAGTAAGTAACCCTAAAAGTGTTTAATGCAAGGCAATGATTTATTCattttcgttttaaaatgcCATCACTGTTTAATTAGGCTCCCCCATTTGTTGGCTTAGCAGTCATGAAAATAATTCCTCGGAATTTTGAATGAGTCCCGTAAAACAGGTAATAATTCCAAAATCAATGTAACATGCTATGTTCCAACAACGCGTTAAAAGAGCATGCACGCGAACAAAAGAAGCTCTTCCAGCATTTTATTTCCCCTTTTCGACCAAACTCATATAACCACAATCATAAAATTGTAGCAAACACCTCGAAATTGCCACTGTTTTTTACACACGTGTTGCATCGTCGTAATTATAAATGGCCCGAGTGTGacatttttcttgattttttttcaaagttggaCCCAAGGGGTGGCTCGGGACAAGTCGAAGCGGAGAAGTTAAAACACTCGCTCTCAAGCGTGTTTTTAGCATTGAATAAAACCCAAATGAAATGCTCGAGCAAATGATTATGAATTTGTGCCACTTATTTATCATTAATGgaataaaaaacactttagaTTTGGATTAAAGTTGAATTTATCCTCTCATGTGCATTGTGGCGATCAATAAACAGGGTCGTCGACCGGATCGGGAGAGTTACTTGTCTTACTCAACTATTTCTTTGAAGCTTACCCGGCAACCTATTTAGGTTTGTTGTATGCTTTCAGCAAAGCTGCATGTTATATCGGAcaagataaataaattccTACAGAGCATACATCCGAACAAATCCTCTACAGAAAGGCTTAAATGCAGTTGTTAGAATTTTACTGAAAGCTCAGTTTTATTTGAACTAAAGTTCAACTCCAAACCCACatatttgattaattaagAAGGGCCATAGATCTGGACATTTATGGGTAACCCAAACGTCGGTGTTATTGCAGTGGCGTACGTCAATGACCTACTTATGAAAAGCTTGCCTGTCTCCGTTACTGATATCGATCCCCTTACACTCACCCGTAATAGTGACTACcctttcatttttatattttatgtgCGATTTCGAACTTCGCATAAACCTTTTGTTTGAAATGTTACCGACTTAAGGACTCCATTGATTCATTGATAACAAAAACGAAAAGGCAACCACAGtcaaaaagatttatttatgtgGGCTTCGTTCGAAAATAACCACATCTGGTTcgattttaaaatgaaacgaagCTTTCATTATAGAAAATCAATGCTAAATAATGCACCGTCCTAACATTTGGCTtccatattttaattttaacgtAATTTTACCTCGCAGGAAAACGTGAAAACAAGTTATGGAAATAACAGCggttaattatttcaaacatgATTTAAGCAAgttaagttaattaaaatcttttgcaaagccaaaaattaatgttGTTTACTTCGTAGAAATTTATACATAAGCCATCGGAATAAAAAATACCTTTGTGCTTGTGACCTCAAACTCatattctaaaaaagtatttctGTTCTTCCTAACTGTTCGAATAATTATGCTAATACGTTGATAgtgttgtttattttattttattttctacgaTTTGTAAGTGTTTTCTTATAGTATGAGAAGTGGAAAAGTAGgattgtgttaatttttcagaaacaaGCAATGCTGGTTCGGCAGCTGGAAGAGGAGTTGAGGATGCGGATGCGTGGTCCAAGCATAGAGATGCAGCAGCAGATGGAAGCGTTGTACCAAGAGAATGAGCATTTAACTAGAGAGATAGCCATCCTGCGCGATACCATAAAGGTAAAGTCAgtgtggtggtggtggtgagAAATGTAATGGCTTTGTGTGGGCTAGGAGTTGGAGCTTCGGATTGAGACACAAAAGCAGACTCTGCAAGCTCGCGATGAGAGCATCAAGAAGCTTCTGGAGATGCTCCAGAACAAGGGAATGGGTGAGTGGTTTTCGTGTGTATTCTCTCGCTGCTTGTCCCTGCACACTCTGTTTCTTTGATCTTCTGAGGGCGGCGTTCGGGGAGGTCTTAGGTAGTTACAGTGCGAAACACTTAGCATTGCACATAGCCGGAGAGGTGTCTGCCTGAAAGCGGTAGAGGTAGTTGGACTAATCGTTCGGGTGTTGGCTCTGTTCCAGGTAAAGAGGAGGAGAGGCAGATGTTCCAGCAAATGCAGGCCATGGCCCAAAAGCAGGTGCTTATCACTCATTGTAATTAGTAAGACACATCTTGTCGAGTGAGTGTGTGTGATTGTATTTAGTCGTAACTCATCTGGCACATAATCAAGATATACCTCAGATTCATTAAGCATGTTTGGTGTTCCCATATGGCTGTATCATACCACACCTAGCCAAACGAGGAGGTTCCACTGCCCTAGGTCGTGGTGCATGTGAAAGCTTTCTTTGACTAACAAACAGGTGGTGGTCTTGATCATGTGTCGGTAACGGTGGGTGGTAAAGCGAGCGAGCGAGCGGTCGGCAGCACAGGCTTGTGACCGCTGCTTCCCTGTGCAGGAGCTTCAAGCGGCCAACGAGACGTTGCGCGTGCTGCAATCGCAGCTGGAGCTGGTGCCCTCGCCCTCCAGCAGCACGGTCAGACTGCTCCTGGATACGAAAAACGCTAGAATAGCGACTTTGGAGCGCGAGGTCAACTTGCTGGAAAGCGAGGTGGAGCGGCTGGGCGGGGGCACCCAACCTCCCCTTCCGTCGAGTACCGCGGACATTCCTCAGGCTCTTCCTATTAAGCGACAAGTAAGTTTTCTGTTAAACGATGTGCAGATCGGGAAGGATGGCGCCGTTATTGGTAGACTGTAACTAGCTGTAAAGACTCTCCGGCCGCTTGGCGCTGAGTTCAGTTTTACCACCTCACTGTCTCTCGGCACGCATGTGTCCCGCATGGATAGTGCATGCCTCCGCTCATGTGTGCAGCTGGACGAGTTCCGGGTGGAGATCCAACGACGTGACCAGGAGATCCTCGCCATGGGAGCCAAAATGAAAACACTTGAGGAACAACACCAAGACTACCAGCGCCATATCGCTGTCCTCAAGGAGTCGCTATGCGCTAAAGAGGAACACTACAACATGCTCCAAACCGATGTCGAGGAACTCCGGCAACGACTCGAAGAAAAAAACAGACACATCGAAAAGAAAACCCAACAGCACCAACAGGAACGCGCTCGGGCCGCCGCCGAAATTGCTGAACTAAGAGAACACATGGACATCAAAGACCGCAAAATCAACGTCCTTCAAAGAAAGGTAATCCAACAACATCAAAACTCAAAccaatacaatatttttgggAATTCAACCCAAACCACCAAAGTGTATCTAccgttattatatttttgattttctcataatttttgttaaaatattgtGTGTGTGTCGGTGTAGTGCATTTAAAACAACCCCCTCCTAACAACCACTTGAACAATAACAGGTCGAAAACCTCGAAGACCTCcttaaagaaaaagacaacCAAGTCGATATGGCCAGAGCCAGGCTTTCGGCAATGCAAGCCCATCATTGCTCTTCCGAAGGTGCATTATCATCTCTCGAAGAGGCAATCGGTGACAAGGAAAAGCAAATGAATCAATTACGCGAACAGCGAGATCGCGCCGAACAAGAAAAGCAAGAAGAGCGCGAACTCCACGAACGCGAAATAGCCgaatacaaaatgaaaatccACGCTCTAAACAGCGAAGTAGAGAAACTCAGCGCCCGCCTCGAGCGGGCACAAACCGACCGCGACCGCCTCGAATCCAAACTGGAAAGCTCTCAGTCGGAATTGGGCAAATCAAAGGCCGAACTCGACAAAGCAACGATAGAAGTAGGTCGCAGCGGCGCCGACTGGGAGCAAGCCCGCCAGCGTTTGGCGCGTTTAGAGCTGGAAAACGAACGGCTGAGACAGGATAACGAGAGGCTCAGACAGGATGCGGACCGGTCGCAAATCACATTTGGCAGAAATACGTTCAGCAGCTCCCACGAGCTGGACCGAGCGCAGGAACGCGTCGATAAGACGTCCTCGGACTTGAGGAGATGCCAGGCCGAGTTAAGAGTGACGCAAGCCGACGCTGAGAGAGCCCGAGCTGAAGCTTCAGCCCTGCAGGACAAGCTGGAAAAGTCGCAGGGGGAAGTGTACCGCCTCAAGGCGCGCCTAGAGAATTCCCATCAGGAACAAGACAGCCTTCGCGAGGAGCTCGAGAGAGCTCAATCGACTACCGCCAGATTGCACGCAGACAAGGACAAAGCGTATGCAGAATTGGAGAAGGCTCGAGAGGAATTGGAGCGTGTACAGGCGACCTTGGGAAAGGCTCAATTACAACAAGACAAATTACAGAACGCTCTAGACAAAGCACAGACAGAGGTCGACAAGTTGCAAGAAAGGTTAGACAAGTCAGCTGGGGAGACCAGAAGAGTATGTTGCGGGAATTGCACTTTGAGGTACTTAAAGCTCGCCGTGTTTTAGATACAACTGGAGAAGGAAAAGCTAGGATACGATTTAGAGAATATCCAGTCGCAGTTGGACAAGGCTCTAGGCCAGTCTGCTCGCATTCAGAAAGAAAGGGAAACCGCCCAACTAGAAGCAGATCGTCTTAGAGATAAGTGTGAAAAATGTCAGGTAGGTTTTGTTTGTGCATATCTGAGTTATTATTCCACTGTCAAGTTATTTTTCAGATGGCTTTAACACGTCTCCAGAAAGAGAAAGACGCCTATCAAGATGATTACGAAAAACTCAAGGAAAAGGttgaaatgcaattaaatcaaatcaataaaattcaaaGAGAACGATCCGACATAGAACACGAATTAGACGTAATCAAAGAAAGATGGGAGAAAGGACATATCCtccaacaaaaattacaaatggaAAGAGACGAAGCATTTACAGAAATCGATattttgaaagagaaattagaaaaagcCATATATGCCTCACAAAAGGCAATAGACGATCGAGAAAATATGCataaagaatttgaaaaagtcTTGGAGAAATACGATAGGTCGGGGAGGTAAACGCATTGTTATATTTACTGTactgtttgtttgttttaggtCCCAAAGTGATCTCTACAggattcaaaataaattagataCAGTGCAAGCTGAAAAAGACCGATTAGAATTAGAAGtcgaaaaacaacaattactGGCAACGAAAACACGCGAGGACCAACGTAAAGTACAAGACGAATTACAGAGAACTCAGGAATTGTACGATCGAGCGTCGATTCAGTTAAGCCGAACGAAAGAATTGGAAGAAAAGTCTAAAGAAGAGCTGCAGCGTATGGGCATGGATTTGGAAATGGTCCGCGACAGATACGAAAAATGTCAAATGGAGCTTCGGAGATTACAAAGCGAAAAAGAAAAGTTCCAATCAGAGAACGAAAGACTTCAATACGAGCTCGAACGCGTGCACGCACAAAGCGGCAAAGCACAAGCCGCTTACGAAAAGAGTCAGGAAGAAATCGCAAGATTGCAAGTCGAAGTTGAAAAAGCGCACGACAAGCATGACAAACTGCAAAACGAATTCCGTAAAATTGTTGCCGAGTATGACGCCTTACGGGAGACCAACACTGGTCCCACGAGTAGATACTCGAAATATGACCGAGATGACAGAACGAAGGAGGAAAATGATAGATTACGGGCCGAGGTCGAGAGGCTGAGAGAGAGATTAGACAAGACTCTAACTGATTTGGACAGATCTAGGAAAGACTTAGCTTTGGCCGAAAGCACGCGAACTAAATACAGTTACGAGCAGGAGAAGGAACGCTCTGTCGAATTGGATCGACTCAGAGACGAATTACAGAGGACTATGGGCAATAACCAACAGCTCGAAACTAAATTACACGAAGTTACGATGCAACTGGACCTGGCGAGGCAAGAAGTGGCGAAGGTGTCAGGTGGACAAGACAAACAGCGACATGAGCTGGAGCGTGCGATGATCGAATGCGAGAAACTCCGAGACAGACATGACAAGCTCAAGatgcaaattgaaaaatatgagaaaGAGAATGAGAAATTACGGCTGGAGTTGGCTCAAGCCGAGCGGCGGCAGACGCTTGCTGCTGACAAAGTGAGGAACGACGAGCGATTAGAAATTGAACGTCTTAAAGAGAAACTCGAGAAAGCTATCCAGGCTAGAGACGCCACTGAACTGGAAGCCGGCAGATTGGCACAAGAATTGGAAAAGTCGCAGATGCATCTGGCCAAGGCTTTGGAAACTAACGAAGCAACGAAGATTGAATTCGAACGTATGGCGAACGAATTAGCCCGCATGCATGAACGAATCGAAAGAGACAAGCTGGATTGGAAGACAATGGAGCAAGAACGTGACGTGTTACGAGCCGAACTGCAACAAGTGCGAAGCGGACTTGACACTCAAAGACGCACCATGGATCACCGAACACAAGAAACAATCGTCAAACTCCAACAAGAGCTGGCTCAAGCGTCCCGAGAGAAGGAAAAAATGGCCTCGCTCCTAGAAAAACAAGGCCGACAAGGCGACTCCATCGAGAAACAAATAATCAAATACGAAGCGGACATTAAACAATTAACCATGGAACGAGACCAATTAGTAATACAATTAGAAAAATCGCAAGACATGTTAATGAACTTCCAGCAAGAACTCAACCAGAGTGAAGCGGAACTGGAGAAGCACAAAGCAGAAGTGGCCCGACTTAAAGCCGAACAGAAGAAGATGTCGCAAGACGTGGAGCGTGGAACCAAGGAAATCATCGAAAATCGGGACCGGGAGATCACAAAACTGCGCCAAGAACTGGCGTCGGTGCAAAAAGAACGCGATAACCACAGACAACGTGCAGAGAAAGCTGAGAAACGATTACAAGAGTCTGGAGCTCGTGGCGATTCTGAATTGGAACAGTGGCGCAAAGTTGTCGAACAGGAAACCAACAGAGCCGACCAAGCGGAGAAAACTGCCCAAGATTTGCAAAAACGTATTCAAGTTATGGAAAAACAACTGCAACAGCAGTTACAACAAATGGCCCAGTACCAGAAAGAACGAGGTATCCAACCACCTCCCCAGGATGATAAGGAACTTAACAGGCTGCGCAAAGAACTGGAGAAGGCCCAAATGGAAATCAAAAATAGCAGCACGGAAAAAGAACGGTTACAATCACAACTTGAAATGCTTGTGCAAGAATTGGAAAGAAACCAGGTTggtaaaatttgcaaacaaagTTTTTGTAGCCgaatatattatttaaaattttatttctttcttaaattgttgttttattttaacatgtTATTGTCCAACTAACGGAAacctttttccttttttttaaataatctttttaacaataattttaaggAAGCGGTTGCAATTTTAGCTCGAACTTCACGAAACTACGAAGAAGATGCAAAGCATGGGTGCGCAGAGAGGCGCTGAAGACGTGTCAGCACAAAGGAGACAACTGGAGGAAGAAAGAAAACGGTTTGAGGAACACAGAAAACAAGTCGAGGAGCAAAGGAAAGCCGTGGAAAGTAAGCAGAGACAGATAGAAGAAAAGGAAAGAGCGTTTGCCGAGGTTGACAAACAATTAAAGAAGAGGAAAGAACAAA is a genomic window containing:
- the brp gene encoding myosin-10 isoform X5, yielding MFQQMQAMAQKQELQAANETLRVLQSQLELVPSPSSSTVRLLLDTKNARIATLEREVNLLESEVERLGGGTQPPLPSSTADIPQALPIKRQLDEFRVEIQRRDQEILAMGAKMKTLEEQHQDYQRHIAVLKESLCAKEEHYNMLQTDVEELRQRLEEKNRHIEKKTQQHQQERARAAAEIAELREHMDIKDRKINVLQRKVENLEDLLKEKDNQVDMARARLSAMQAHHCSSEGALSSLEEAIGDKEKQMNQLREQRDRAEQEKQEERELHEREIAEYKMKIHALNSEVEKLSARLERAQTDRDRLESKLESSQSELGKSKAELDKATIEVGRSGADWEQARQRLARLELENERLRQDNERLRQDADRSQITFGRNTFSSSHELDRAQERVDKTSSDLRRCQAELRVTQADAERARAEASALQDKLEKSQGEVYRLKARLENSHQEQDSLREELERAQSTTARLHADKDKAYAELEKAREELERVQATLGKAQLQQDKLQNALDKAQTEVDKLQERLDKSAGETRRIQLEKEKLGYDLENIQSQLDKALGQSARIQKERETAQLEADRLRDKCEKCQMALTRLQKEKDAYQDDYEKLKEKVEMQLNQINKIQRERSDIEHELDVIKERWEKGHILQQKLQMERDEAFTEIDILKEKLEKAIYASQKAIDDRENMHKEFEKVLEKYDRSQSDLYRIQNKLDTVQAEKDRLELEVEKQQLLATKTREDQRKVQDELQRTQELYDRASIQLSRTKELEEKSKEELQRMGMDLEMVRDRYEKCQMELRRLQSEKEKFQSENERLQYELERVHAQSGKAQAAYEKSQEEIARLQVEVEKAHDKHDKLQNEFRKIVAEYDALRETNTGPTSRYSKYDRDDRTKEENDRLRAEVERLRERLDKTLTDLDRSRKDLALAESTRTKYSYEQEKERSVELDRLRDELQRTMGNNQQLETKLHEVTMQLDLARQEVAKVSGGQDKQRHELERAMIECEKLRDRHDKLKMQIEKYEKENEKLRLELAQAERRQTLAADKVRNDERLEIERLKEKLEKAIQARDATELEAGRLAQELEKSQMHLAKALETNEATKIEFERMANELARMHERIERDKLDWKTMEQERDVLRAELQQVRSGLDTQRRTMDHRTQETIVKLQQELAQASREKEKMASLLEKQGRQGDSIEKQIIKYEADIKQLTMERDQLVIQLEKSQDMLMNFQQELNQSEAELEKHKAEVARLKAEQKKMSQDVERGTKEIIENRDREITKLRQELASVQKERDNHRQRAEKAEKRLQESGARGDSELEQWRKVVEQETNRADQAEKTAQDLQKRIQVMEKQLQQQLQQMAQYQKERGIQPPPQDDKELNRLRKELEKAQMEIKNSSTEKERLQSQLEMLVQELERNQLELHETTKKMQSMGAQRGAEDVSAQRRQLEEERKRFEEHRKQVEEQRKAVESKQRQIEEKERAFAEVDKQLKKRKEQMDQLEISLQKAGGSAAAAGELNKKLSEAEKNLEKAQEEAKRSAAEMERLLQLVQMSQEEQNAKEKQIMDLQQALKTAQAKLKSQQQVNAQLEEQRKKEEVNKEGDLVIFNLQEKDSELREELLSKQKYIVELEDTLDSYEQAMKEYKNEIKILETKLENKEVTINDLQNSCIKADDARRLQKEVDQKSNIILQLKGQLEGLEQSQLTTDGDFEDLARSSEEKDVRISELEEALRESMIISTKREAVLHQEESKRKQILEKVSKLEQRLLSLQSAQAMRCHACRPYVSRMTKLETKLSQLVAERKQHLQELAQMKREALESAISEKDAHLALLEMTGIRNARHADEADRLRTDKRRLVDRLKKETELSVSLNETDEDERSFYSLYEEDEAQKDSLDPT